In Scatophagus argus isolate fScaArg1 chromosome 5, fScaArg1.pri, whole genome shotgun sequence, a genomic segment contains:
- the LOC124059080 gene encoding F-BAR and double SH3 domains protein 2-like isoform X1: MQPPPRKVKVTQELKNTHTEQMTRLHFKHQTECDLLEDMRSYSLKKGQLERDYAQALQKLASQYLKRDWPGINPDDQRTDYRNVYAVWRSYLEGTVQVSQSRLNVCDNYKSQVSEPAKTVRLYKEQQLKKTIDQLSGIQAELQESVKELAKAKKKYYDCEQVAHAVREKADIEAKSKLGIFQSRISLQKASVKLKAKRSDCNSKATQARNDYLLTLAAANAHHDRYYHTDLLHCIQALDGRIYEHVKDYLVALCRTELEASQATHNTFQFLLDKSTRIIQEFNQQLFMQENPVFHKAHDFQFQPSECDTTLSSVQQLVDIEPSPVSAMRMTLAQSRQLESETGTTEEHSLNKEARKWATRVAREHKNIVHYKRCLEECESHGMPPTEQGRLDLEMKIEDTKENMRKAETIKLKAEARLDLLRQVGVAVDTWLKSAMNQVMEELENERWASYTSHDPSLSGTVDLEREEGEECEENMEVFDDSSSSPSGTLRNYPLTCKVLYSYKASQPDELTIDEQEMLEVIEDGDMEDWVKARNKTGQVGYVPEKYLQFPTSNSLLSMLQSLATLDARSHTSSNSTEPELHSNCINGDTNMMYVRALYDYEGQADEELSFSEGAVIRLLSRDTQTDDGFWEGELNGRVGVFPSVLVEDFAENGETSGGGAGDIQISPSLKLPSSLPPLPLYDQPPISPFTSPETSTPPPLPRSPSTALNGEHKPASSHKGPLSTHNQSSGRSPVSPGFPQPLRFTPEGGPGKLRPVRAAPPPPKQHPRRHQEKSDKTEEVEITLV; this comes from the exons GCTCTGCAGAAGTTAGCGAGCCAGTACCTAAAGAGAGATTGGCCCGGCATCAACCCTGATGACCAGAGAACAGACTACAg GAATGTGTATGCAGTGTGGAGGTCCTACTTAGAAGGTACAGTGCAGGTGAGTCAGTCCAGGCTCAACGTGTGCGACAACTACAAAAGCCAAGTATCAGAGCCCGCGAAGACTGTTAGACTCTACAAGGAGCAGCAACTCAAAAAG ACCATAGATCAGTTGAGCGGCATTCAGGCAGAGCTTCAGGAGTCGGTAAAAGAGTTGGCCAAAGCCAAGAAAAAATACTATGACTGCGAGCAGGTTGCCCACGCTGTACGAGAGAAGGCTGACATAGAGGCCAA gtctAAACTGGGTATTTTCCAGTCAAGAATTAGTTTACAGAAAGCAAGTGTAAAG TTGAAAGCTAagagaagtgactgtaactcCAAAGCAACGCAAGCCAGGAATGATTACTTGCTAACGCTAGCTGCTGCCAATGCTCACCATGACCGGTACTACCATACAGATCTTCTACACTGcatacag gcCTTGGATGGCAGGATCTATGAGCATGTGAAAGACTATCTGGTAGCACTGTGTCGTACTGAGCTAGAGGCCTCCCAGGCCACACACAACACCTTCCAGTTCCTGTTGGACAAATCCACCAGG atAATACAAGAGTTCAACCAGCAGTTGTTCATGCAGGAGAATCCAGTGTTTCACAAAGCACACGACTTCCAGTTCCAGCCCAGCGAATGTGACACG actCTGAGCTcggtgcagcagttggtggaCATTGAGCCGTCGCCCGTCAGTGCCATGAGAATGACCCTGGCACAG AGTCGTCAGCTGGAGTCGGAGACGGGGACGACGGAGGAGCACAGTCTGAACAAGGAGGCCAGGAAATGGGCGACCAGGGTTGCCAGAGAACATAAGAACATCGTACATTACAAGAGA TGTCTGGAGGAGTGTGAGAGTCATGGTATGCCCCCCACAGAGCAAGGCAGACTAGACCTGGAGATGAAGATAGAAGACACCAAAGAAAACATGCGCAAAGCTGAG ACAATAAAGTTGAAAGCTGAGGCTCGGTTGGACCTTCTGCGGCAAGTGGGGGTTGCCGTGGATACCTGGCTGAAGAGCGCCATGAATcag GtgatggaggagctggagaatgAACGCTGGGCCAGCTACACTTCCCACGATCCCTCACTGTCG gGCACAGTGGACTTAGAGCGTGAGGAGGGGGAAGAGTGCGAAGAGAATATGGAGGTTTTTGACGACAGCAGCTCCAGTCCTTCAGGAACCCTCAGAAACTACCCGCTAACCTGCAAAGTCCTGTACTCGTACAAG GCCTCTCAGCCAGATGAGTTAACTATTGATGAGCAAGAGATGTTGGAGGTCATTGAGGACGGAGACATGGAGGACTGGGTCAAg gCTCGCAATAAGACAGGCCAAGTGGGCTATGTTCCAGAGAAATACCTGCAGTTCCCAACCTCCAACAGTCTGCTGAGCATGCTCCAGTCTTTGGCTACACTTGACGCTCGATCACACACCTCGTCCAATTCCACTGAGCCAGAGCTTCACTCAAACTGCATCAACGGAGACACAAACA TGATGTATGTCCGCGCACTTTATGATTATGAGGGCCAGGCGGATGAGGAGCTCTCCTTTTCTGAGGGTGCAGTGATCCGCCTGTTGAGCCGCGACACTCAAACAGACGACGGATTCTGGGAGGGGGAGCTCAACGGACGGGTGGGCGTCTTTCCCTCCGTACTGGTGGAAGATTTCGCTGAGAATGGGGAGACCAGTGGGGGAGGGGCAGGTGACATACAG ATTTCTCCATCTCTAAAGTTACCATCTTCTCTGCCACCTCTTCCACTGTATGACCAACCACCCATCAGCCCTTTCACCAGCCCTGAgacctccaccccaccccctctcccacGCTCACCCTCCACCGCACTCAATGGTGAGCACAAGCCTGCCTCGTCTCACAAGGGACCGCTATCCACCCACA atCAAAGCTCTGGTAGGAGTCCAGTCTCTCCAGGATTTCCTCAGCCACTGAGATTCACCCCTGAGGGAGGCCCAGGCAAACTACGACCT GTGcgagctgctcctcctccacctaaACAGCACCCCCGCCGACACCAGGAAAAGAGTGACAAGACGGAGGAAGTGGAGATCACACTGGTGTAA
- the LOC124059080 gene encoding F-BAR and double SH3 domains protein 2-like isoform X2 has translation MQPPPRKVKVTQELKNTHTEQMTRLHFKHQTECDLLEDMRSYSLKKGQLERDYAQALQKLASQYLKRDWPGINPDDQRTDYRNVYAVWRSYLEGTVQVSQSRLNVCDNYKSQVSEPAKTVRLYKEQQLKKTIDQLSGIQAELQESVKELAKAKKKYYDCEQVAHAVREKADIEAKSKLGIFQSRISLQKASVKLKAKRSDCNSKATQARNDYLLTLAAANAHHDRYYHTDLLHCIQALDGRIYEHVKDYLVALCRTELEASQATHNTFQFLLDKSTRIIQEFNQQLFMQENPVFHKAHDFQFQPSECDTSRQLESETGTTEEHSLNKEARKWATRVAREHKNIVHYKRCLEECESHGMPPTEQGRLDLEMKIEDTKENMRKAETIKLKAEARLDLLRQVGVAVDTWLKSAMNQVMEELENERWASYTSHDPSLSGTVDLEREEGEECEENMEVFDDSSSSPSGTLRNYPLTCKVLYSYKASQPDELTIDEQEMLEVIEDGDMEDWVKARNKTGQVGYVPEKYLQFPTSNSLLSMLQSLATLDARSHTSSNSTEPELHSNCINGDTNMMYVRALYDYEGQADEELSFSEGAVIRLLSRDTQTDDGFWEGELNGRVGVFPSVLVEDFAENGETSGGGAGDIQISPSLKLPSSLPPLPLYDQPPISPFTSPETSTPPPLPRSPSTALNGEHKPASSHKGPLSTHNQSSGRSPVSPGFPQPLRFTPEGGPGKLRPVRAAPPPPKQHPRRHQEKSDKTEEVEITLV, from the exons GCTCTGCAGAAGTTAGCGAGCCAGTACCTAAAGAGAGATTGGCCCGGCATCAACCCTGATGACCAGAGAACAGACTACAg GAATGTGTATGCAGTGTGGAGGTCCTACTTAGAAGGTACAGTGCAGGTGAGTCAGTCCAGGCTCAACGTGTGCGACAACTACAAAAGCCAAGTATCAGAGCCCGCGAAGACTGTTAGACTCTACAAGGAGCAGCAACTCAAAAAG ACCATAGATCAGTTGAGCGGCATTCAGGCAGAGCTTCAGGAGTCGGTAAAAGAGTTGGCCAAAGCCAAGAAAAAATACTATGACTGCGAGCAGGTTGCCCACGCTGTACGAGAGAAGGCTGACATAGAGGCCAA gtctAAACTGGGTATTTTCCAGTCAAGAATTAGTTTACAGAAAGCAAGTGTAAAG TTGAAAGCTAagagaagtgactgtaactcCAAAGCAACGCAAGCCAGGAATGATTACTTGCTAACGCTAGCTGCTGCCAATGCTCACCATGACCGGTACTACCATACAGATCTTCTACACTGcatacag gcCTTGGATGGCAGGATCTATGAGCATGTGAAAGACTATCTGGTAGCACTGTGTCGTACTGAGCTAGAGGCCTCCCAGGCCACACACAACACCTTCCAGTTCCTGTTGGACAAATCCACCAGG atAATACAAGAGTTCAACCAGCAGTTGTTCATGCAGGAGAATCCAGTGTTTCACAAAGCACACGACTTCCAGTTCCAGCCCAGCGAATGTGACACG AGTCGTCAGCTGGAGTCGGAGACGGGGACGACGGAGGAGCACAGTCTGAACAAGGAGGCCAGGAAATGGGCGACCAGGGTTGCCAGAGAACATAAGAACATCGTACATTACAAGAGA TGTCTGGAGGAGTGTGAGAGTCATGGTATGCCCCCCACAGAGCAAGGCAGACTAGACCTGGAGATGAAGATAGAAGACACCAAAGAAAACATGCGCAAAGCTGAG ACAATAAAGTTGAAAGCTGAGGCTCGGTTGGACCTTCTGCGGCAAGTGGGGGTTGCCGTGGATACCTGGCTGAAGAGCGCCATGAATcag GtgatggaggagctggagaatgAACGCTGGGCCAGCTACACTTCCCACGATCCCTCACTGTCG gGCACAGTGGACTTAGAGCGTGAGGAGGGGGAAGAGTGCGAAGAGAATATGGAGGTTTTTGACGACAGCAGCTCCAGTCCTTCAGGAACCCTCAGAAACTACCCGCTAACCTGCAAAGTCCTGTACTCGTACAAG GCCTCTCAGCCAGATGAGTTAACTATTGATGAGCAAGAGATGTTGGAGGTCATTGAGGACGGAGACATGGAGGACTGGGTCAAg gCTCGCAATAAGACAGGCCAAGTGGGCTATGTTCCAGAGAAATACCTGCAGTTCCCAACCTCCAACAGTCTGCTGAGCATGCTCCAGTCTTTGGCTACACTTGACGCTCGATCACACACCTCGTCCAATTCCACTGAGCCAGAGCTTCACTCAAACTGCATCAACGGAGACACAAACA TGATGTATGTCCGCGCACTTTATGATTATGAGGGCCAGGCGGATGAGGAGCTCTCCTTTTCTGAGGGTGCAGTGATCCGCCTGTTGAGCCGCGACACTCAAACAGACGACGGATTCTGGGAGGGGGAGCTCAACGGACGGGTGGGCGTCTTTCCCTCCGTACTGGTGGAAGATTTCGCTGAGAATGGGGAGACCAGTGGGGGAGGGGCAGGTGACATACAG ATTTCTCCATCTCTAAAGTTACCATCTTCTCTGCCACCTCTTCCACTGTATGACCAACCACCCATCAGCCCTTTCACCAGCCCTGAgacctccaccccaccccctctcccacGCTCACCCTCCACCGCACTCAATGGTGAGCACAAGCCTGCCTCGTCTCACAAGGGACCGCTATCCACCCACA atCAAAGCTCTGGTAGGAGTCCAGTCTCTCCAGGATTTCCTCAGCCACTGAGATTCACCCCTGAGGGAGGCCCAGGCAAACTACGACCT GTGcgagctgctcctcctccacctaaACAGCACCCCCGCCGACACCAGGAAAAGAGTGACAAGACGGAGGAAGTGGAGATCACACTGGTGTAA